A stretch of Plasmodium chabaudi chabaudi strain AS genome assembly, chromosome: 14 DNA encodes these proteins:
- a CDS encoding thymidylate kinase, putative, which produces MENLSENINTHSKKGNFIVFEGVDRSGKSTQSKLFVDYLKNNNIQVKHLCFPNRETTIGKIITNYLKMESTFSNETIHLLFSANRWEMMDEIKNLLINGTWVVCDRYAYSGVAYSSGALKLPKEWCMNPDKGLIKPDAVCYLNLPPNHAQNRSEYGKEIYEKFEVQKRIYEAYEHFSNEDYWINIDATKSIQEIHNTIVEEISKKCSSKNTQFEYLWS; this is translated from the exons atggaaaatttaagcgaaaatattaataccCATTCTAAGAAGGgaaattttattgtatttgAAGGAGTTGATAG atCGGGAAAATCAACACAATCAAAACTATTTGTAGACTATCTCAAAAATAACAACATTCAAGTGAAGCATTTGTGTTTTCCAA atAGGGAAACCACTAttggaaaaataattactaattatttaaaaatggaaagcacattttcaaatgaaacaattcatttattattttctgcAAACCGATGGGAAATGat ggatgaaataaaaaatttacttATAAATGGTACATGGGTTGTTTGTGATAGATATGCATATTCTGGAGTAGCTTATTCATCAGGAGCATTG aAATTGCCAAAAGAGTGGTGTATGAATCCAGATAAAGGTCTCATCAAACCTGATGCTGTTTGCTATTTAAACCTCCCTCCTAATCATGCACAAAACAGATCGGAATACG GTAAAgaaatttatgaaaaatttgaaGTTCAAAAACGAATTTATGAAGCATATGAGCATTTTTCAAATGAGGATTATTGGATAAACATAGACGCAACAAAAAGTATACAA GAAATACATAACACCATAGTTGAAgaaatttcaaaaaaatgctCCTCCAAAAATACACAATTTGAATACTTATGGtcttaa